The Pseudomonas fluorescens genome segment TTACGGGGTGCCGGGGCGACCCAACTCCCGACCTTACCAGCGCTTTACTCGGTTGTCCGGCTTTTTTTGCGTATGAATATTTATCTTTTTTCAGGGGTTGAAATGTTCGTCAAGCGGGCCGATTGTTGTAATCAAGAGGTCACGAAATCCTGTTCCAGGCCTCTTGCGAGCTAGCTGAAATAAGGGATGAACTATGCAAATCCAAGTCAACAGCGACAACCATATTCAAAGCAGCAAACGACTGGAGGAGTGGGTACGCACCACAATTGAGAGCACGCTCGACCGTTATGAGGAAGACCTGACCCGTGTCGAAGTCCATCTGAGCGACGAGAACGGTGACAAGCCGGGTCCCCATGACCTGCGCTGCCAACTGGAAGCGCGGCCGAAAGGCCATCAACCGATTTCCGTCACCCACAAAGCCGATTCGCTGGAACAGGCGATCGATGGTGCAGCCGAAAAACTGGAGCACGCGCTGGAGCACCTGTTTGGCAAACTGCGCGGCAAACCGCGAGCCGCTGTGGTGCCATTCACAAGCAAGGCCAATGACAAGCTATTGGCGGAAGAGTTTGACGAGAACGAACAGGCAGCGATCAACAGTTGATGCGCTGATTTTCCAAGCCACCCAATGAGAAAGGGCCTGCAATTGCAGGCCCTTTCTGTTTTCAGCAGGATCAGAAAGCCACGGAGGTCTGCACGTACACCGTGCGCGGCTCACCGACATACTTGCCCTTGTTGTTGTCATCGAACGAGCGGGTGAAGTATTGCGTGTTGAAGATGTTTTTCACCCCCACCGCCACGTTCAGGTCCGACAGCTGCGGGCCGAAGTCATAACCGGCACGGCTGCTGAACAGCATGTAGCCGGGGATCTTGCCGGTGCTGCCGTCGGCGCTTTCTTTCGAGGTGTTGGCGTTGTCGGCGAACTGGTCGCTCTGGAAGCTGCTGTCCAGGTTCAGTTTCCACGGCCCTTCGGTGTAACCGACGCCGATCGTGCCTTTGTGTTTCGACGAGAACGGCACACGATTGCCCTTGTTCGGCCCATCTTCACGGATGGTTGCGTCGACATAGGCGTAAGTGGCGTAGACATCGAAGCCGGCCAGCGCCGGGCTCAAGTCGTCGAGAGCGTAGTTGACGCTGGTTTCGATGCCCTGATGCCGGGTTTCGCCACGGGCGATCACCGAATCGTTGGTCTGGTTGCTTTCGTACTGGTTGTCGAAGTTGATCAGGAACGCGCCGATCTCCGCTCGCAGTGCACCGTTGTCGTAGCGGGTGCCGACTTCCCACGTGCGGGCCTTCTCCGGTTTCACTTCGCCGCTGCTGACGCGGTTGGGCATCTGGCTGTATTGCACGCTGCCGAAGGAGCCCTCGGTGTTGGCGTACAGGTTCCAGCTGTCGGTCAGGTGATACAGCACGTTCAACGCCGGCAGCGCGGTGTTGTAGTCGCCCTTGTATTTGACGTTGGTCAGGTTGTTGGTCTGCTGCGACTCGATCATTTCGTAGCGCACGCCCGGGGTGATCGTCCACTTGCCGATGTCGATGCGGTCATCGACGAAGAACGCATTGGCCTCGGTGCCGCCGCGAGTGTCACGGTCGTTGCGGCTGTTGGTGGTCGGGTATTCGTTGCTGGCGATCGGGGTGCGATAGCGCAACTCGTGACCGGCCTCGTTGATATAGCGATAGCCGACGCCGACTTCATGGGCGGTCGGGCCAAGGTCGAAGCCTTGGGCGAATCGGGTTTCCAGACCGCGAACCCAGTATTCACGTGGCGACAGCGACAGGAACGTGCCCTGATCCAGATAACCGCTGCGCAGGGTCTTGGTAAAGAAGGTGTTGGCGGTGAATTCGCGGCGATCTTCCTGGTAGCGATAGCCGACATTGAACATCGTGCGACGGCCCCAGAACTGGTCTTTTGGCCGGGTAGACTGGTACGGGTCGGCATCGTAGTCGGCGACATTCAGGCCGCCGGGCATGTCGGCCTTGCCTTCGTAATACTGGGCCATGGCGTTGAAGCTGTTGGCTTCGTCGAGCTGGTATTTGCCCTTGAGGATCAGGTCGTCGATTTCCGTGTCGCTGTGTTCACGCCAGTCGCCACCGCGCGTGCCGGAGTACAGCAACGCGCCGCCCAGACCATTGGCATTGGTGCCGCCGGCCAGCAGGTTGGCGCTGGTCTTGAAGCCGTCATGGCTGGACGATGGACTGGTTTCAGTCTGGAAGCCGCCCTTGACGGTCGGCTCGTCAGGGATCGCCCGGGTTACGAAGTTGACCACGCCGCCGACGTTCTGCGGGCCGTAACGCACGGCACCGCCGCCACGCACCACGTCCACCGCATCCATGTTGCCCATGCTGATCGGTGCGAAGGACAACTGCGGCTGGCCGTAAGGCGCGAACGGCACCGGAATGCCGTCCATCAATACCGTCGAGCGTGCAGCCAGGCGCGGGTTGAGGCCGCGAATGCCGAAGTTCAGCGCCATGTCGTGGCTGCCGGTGCCGTTGTTTTCCGGGGCATTGACCCCGGGAATGCGGTTGAGCACATCGCGGGCCTGGGTCGCGCCCTGGCGTTCGAATTCTTCGCGACGGATCACGTCACGGGCGCCGGGGTGCTCGAAAACGTTGACCTGTTCGGCTTCACCGAGCCAGTCGCCAACCACTGTCGAAGTGTCCAGCTCGAGCGCCGTATCGCTCGACGGTTGCAGGCTGAAAGCGTTGCCGCCTTCGGCCCGGGCCCGCAGGCCGGTGCCTTCGAGCAGCGCGTTCAGGCCTTGTTCCGCGGTATAGCTGCCTTCCAGGCCGCGGCTCTGCACGCCGCGGGTGACTTGCGAGCCGAACGAGATCAGCACACCGGCCTCACGACCGAACTGGTTAAGGGCGTTTTCCAGCGATGACGGGGCGATGTGATAAGCCTTGGTTTCAGCGGCCTGCGCGAGGGGCAGGGCGCTGAAGCTCAGGCTGGCGCCGAGGACGAGGTTGCGCAGGGTTCGGGCCAACGGCGTGAGGCGGGTGGGGTGCATGGAGGACGGTCCTGAGAAGGTTGAATCAAGGGGGCTTTCCTTCTCTGTCACACCAGATCTGAAAAACGGCTCATTTATTTTTACAGGGGACGCGGAGCCCCCGGGGTTGAGCTCCCACGCAGAGCGTGGGAGCGATCAGGCTCTGGCTTCGACCGTCACCCAATAGCGAGTAAAACGCTTCACGTTCACTGGCAGGCTGATTGCCAGCAGGTCGAGAATCCGCTCGCTGTCGTCCAGTGGATAAGTCCCTGATATCAGCAGGTCAGCCACTTTCACATCGCAATTGAGCTGCCCGCGACGGTAGCGACCCAGTTCGTCGAGGAAGTCGCCAAGGCGCATGTGCGCGGCCACCAGCATGCCGTCGGCCCAGGCGCCGCTGTTGGCGTCCAGCGGTTTTGCCGCACTGACGTCGGTGGAGCTGAAACTCAGTTGTCGGGCGACCGGCAGCAGCATCGGCGCGCGACCTTGCGCATTCAATTCGACCCGACCTTCAAACAGCGCAACCTGCGTGCGGTCGGCAAACTGCCGCACGTTTATTCGCGCGCCCTGGGTTTTCAGAAGGCCCTGGGCGGTTTGTACTTCGAAGGATTGTGTGGCGGTCAGCAGCATTTCGCCTTCGAGCAAGCGAATCAGACCATCGCCCCGGACATCCGCCGCACTCGCGGTGTTGAGCTGCAATTGACCGTCCGCGCCGAGCGATATCTTGCGTCGCTGACCGACCGGGCTGCGGTAATCGGCCAGCAGCGACGGCAACGGATTGTGCTTGCGCATTCCCCAGGTGACCGCCGAGCCGGCGCCGAGAATCAGCAACAACTTCAGCGCCTGACGCCGGCTGGCGGATTTCGGCGCATTCAACGCGGCGTGGGCCAGTGGCGACGACAATCCGCGCAGCCGCGAATTGACCCGCTGAATGTGTTCCCACGCACGGCGGTGTTCGCTGTGGGCGTTGATCCATTGTTGCCAGGCTTGTTGCTGGCGCGGATTCAATGGGCCCTGCTGCATTTCCAGCAACCAGTGCACCGCCTGCTCGGCGACCTGCGCGGAAAAATCCATCGGCGGGTTCACCGGGCGAAATAGCAGCGCATCGCCGCTTTATTCAGATGACGTTTGACCGTGGCCACGGAGATACCCAGTTCAGCGGCGATCTGTGGATAGGTCAGGCCATCCACTTGTGCCAGCAGAAATGCGCGTTTGACGACGCGCGAAAGACCGTCGAGCAACTGATCCAGCTCCATCAGGGATTGCAGGATGATCGCTTTCTCCTCTTCCGAAGGTGCGACCATTTCCGGCATCTGCGCGAGGGTGTCGAGGTAGGCGCGCTCCAGGTCCTGACGGCGGTAATGGTTGAACAGCACGCGCTTGGCCAGAGTGGTGAGGAACGCACGGGGTTCGATGATCACCGGCGGCTCGCGGGCGGTCAGGACGCGGATGAAGGTGTCCTGGGCCAGATCGGCGGCGCTGTCCGGGCAGCCGAGTTTGCGCCGCAGCCAGCCGGTGAGCCAGCTGTGATGGGCCTGGTAGAGCGATTCGACAGGATGGGCGGACGACAACGGCATCACTCCGGGCGCATGCAGGATGCGTTAGAGAACAAGAATGGTTCGCATTGTAGGGCTGCGCGTAAGTGCCGGCAATCAGACTCTTTTGCGTATGAGAATATTTATCATTAATATTGTTTGCCTGTCGTCTGGCTGTTGGCCGGGCGTTAACCGTTTCAGGGTCGAAACATGAAAGCCAAACTCGCCGCACTTCCCATGTCCTATCGTCTGGCTGTCACGTCGCGGGTGCTCGCGGCGGTGTTTGGCGGCTATCTGGTCGCGGCGCTGGCCAGTGTCACGCTGACCCTGTGGTTACCGCTGAACCGCGCCGAAGCAGTCGTTACCGGGATGACCGTTTCGTTTCTGGTTTACCTGGTGGCCGTGCTCTGGTGTTTCGCCTGCCGCAGCGCGTGGGCCGCGTGGGTCGGGCTGCTGGTGCCGAGTGTGATTCTGGCGACGATCTCCGGCGCTGCTCGGGGGCTGGGTTACGCATGAAAGAGGATTCAAGGCAGGCAATGACCGGCCCACTACCGCTCACTGTCGCAGGGTTCTTGAACTGAGATGCTGATCAGCCATCCGCCCGAGTCCCGCGACGACGAGCCCCACGGCGCCCGCGCGCACTTTCTGCAGGTGTTTCTGTCCCAACGTTCGCAAATGGAAGCGCTGGTGAACCGGCGCGTCGGTTGCAGGGCGACGGCAGCGGATCTGGTGCAGGATCTGTTCCTGCGTTTCTGGCGCCGGCCGCTCGTTCAGGTGGAAGAGCTCAGCACTTATCTTCTGCGCTGCGCCGGCAACATTGCGATCGACCACTTGCGCAGTGAAGGCACGCGGGTTCGGGTCAATGAAGGCTGGCAACCGGACGAACCCGACAGTAGCGCCAGCGAGCCACAGGCCGCGCTCGAAGCGGGTAATGATCTGCGCCACGTCGAAGCAGCGTTGCGCGCCTTGCCCGAGCGCACGCGGCAGATCTTTTTGCTCAATCGCATCCACGGGCGCAAGTACGCCGAGATCGCCAAGGCCATGGGCCTGTCCCAAAGCGCCGTGGAAAAACATATGATGCGCGCCCTCGAGGCCTGCAAGGCCAGCCTGCGCGAACCCGCGCCACGCCTGCCAGGGAAAGCACCGTGAACCACACTGACCGCGTCACCCCGACGCCCGCTCAGGAGCAGGCGGCTTTTGCCTGGCTGAGCCTGTTGCATGACCGCCCCAGCACCGGTGATCAACTGACCTTCAGTCAATGGCTGCATGCCGATCCCGCGCATGCCGAGGCATACGCCCAGGCGCAGGTCATCTGGGAGTTGAGCGAAGGGCCGGCGCGTACTCTGGCCGATGAAGACGCTCTGGCGTTGCAGGGATTGCTCAATGCGATGAACCGACCGCGCCGTACGCCCCTTCGACGCTGGGCCGGTGGACTGGCCATGGCGGCCTGTCTGTTGCTGATGATCAGCCTCGGCACCGGTTGGCAGCCGCAGCGTTGGGTCGATGATCTGGGCGCCGATTATGTTTCGGCTCCCGGCGAAATCCGCACCGTGATCCTGGCCGATCAATCGCAGGTGACGCTGGACGCCGACAGCGCTATCGCCGTGGATTTCAGTCACGGCGAGCGGCATGTGCAATTGCGCCGCGGCGCCGGATTTTTCAGCGTGACTCACACCGGCGAGTCGTTCGTGGTCGAGGCCGAGAGGGGCCAGGCGCGGGTGCTCGGTACTCAGTTCGAAGTACGCCTGCAACCTCGTGGGGCTCAGGTCACCGTGTTGTCCGGACGCGTCGGTGTGACGGCGGCAAGAGACGCCGAACAACAGATTCTCACTGCTGGCCAACAGGTTGCGTATGGCGAAGGTTCGGCGCAAAAACTGCACGCCGTGGATAGCGAAGCGCAACTGGCCTGGCGTCAGGGCTGGCTGACTTACTACAAGTCGACACTGGCCGATGTGGTGCAGGATCTGCGGCGCTATTTTCCCGGACGGATCGTGTTGCTCAACGACGAACTGGGCGCACGCAAAGTCAGCGGCAGCTTTCCGAGCAAGGACCCGCAAGCGGTGCTGAACTCGCTGCAAGGGGTGTTGGGATTCGAGCAGCATCAATTGCCGGGAAATCTGATAATTCTTCGCTGATCTCACTGGCCCTTTCGTGAGCAAGCTCGCACAGGGAAGTGCATTTCAGGGTGAGAGCGAGCTTGCTCGCGAAGGCGTCGGCACTGACAAAATCTCATTCTGAAAATATTTTCAATTTTGTGGTGAGGTAAATCCCGATGCCATCCGTGTAGTGACTGAAACTGCGAGTCATTCGCATCCGTTGCGGTTCTACACAGGTCATGAGCAATGAAGTCCAGGGCAAAATCGGGTTCGGTCAAACAGTGGTTCGGCGCCTCGGCGCTGAGTTTTGCGGCGTTGGCATTACTGCCGATGAGCGTGGCGCAAGCCGCTGAAAGCAACAGCAGCCAGCCTCAGAAACAATTCAGTTTTTCCCTGACCGCCAAACCGCTGCCGCAGGCCTTGAGCGATTTCAGTCGCGTGACCGGTCAGAGCGTGGTCTACACCGTCGAAGCGCCTTACGGCCTCGACGCGCCGGCAATCAATGGCCAGATGAGTGCCGAACAGGCGCTGCAACGTCTGCTCAGCGGTTCCGGCCTGACCTTCCGTCGCACCGACAGTCATACGTTGATGCTCGAACCGCAGCCCATCGAGGGCGCACTGAACCTCGGTGCGACCACTATCACCTCGATGGAAAATCAGCCGCTGAGTTACCAGCCACCGGAAACCAGTTCGGTGATGCGCTCCTCCGCTTCGCTTCAGGAAATCCCGCAGACCGTCAACGTGATCCCGACCCAGGTCATTCGCGACCAGGCGCCGCGCAATCTCGATGACGCCCTGGCCAACGTCAGCGGCATCACCCAGGGCAACACCTTGGGCAGCACCCAGGATTCGGTGATGACCCGTGGCTTCGGCGATAACCGCAACGGCTCGATCATGCGCGACGGCATGCCGGTAGTGCAGGGCCGTGGCATGAACGCCACCGTGGATCGCGTCGAAGTGCTCAAGGGCCCGGCCTCGCTGCTGTACGGGATTCAGGACCCGGGCGGCGTGGTCAACATGGTCAGCAAGAAACCCGAACTTGAGCAGTACAACGCCCTGACCCTGCGGGGCTCGACTTACGGCGACGGCAAGAACGGCAGCGGCGGTTCGTTCGACAGCACCGGTGCGCTGGGTGATTCCGGCCTGGCCTATCGCATGGTGCTGGATCACGAGGACGAGGATTACTGGCGCAACTTCGGTACGCACCGTGAATCGCTGATCGCGCCGTCGCTGGCCTGGTACGGCGAGCGCACCAAGCTGTTGTTCGCGTATGAGCATCGGGAATTCCTGACGCCGTTCGACCGTGGCACGCTGATCGATCCACGCACCAACCATCCGTTGGACATTTCGCGCAACGAACGTCTCGACGAGAAATTCAACGACATGGAAGGGCGTTCGGACCTCTACCACTTCGAGGCCGACCACGAACTCAACGATGACTGGAAAGCCCATTTCGGCTACAGCTGGAACCGCGAAACCTATGACGCCAGCCAGGTCCGCGTAACCGCCATCGACACCAAAAAAGGCACCCTGACCCGCAGCATGGACGGCACCCAGGGCGCGATCAGTACCGACCGTTTCACCACTGCCAGCCTCGAAGGCAAGGTCAAGGTGCTGGGCATGCAGCATGACCTGGTGTTCGGCGTCGACGACGAGTACCGCAAGATCTACCGTGCCGACCTGATCCGCCAGAAAAGCCTGAGCACCTTCAGTTACGTCAATCCGGTCTATGGCCGCGAAGTCGAAGGTACCACCGTCAGCCCGGCGGACAGCGCGCAGACCGATCTGCTGCGCAGTGATTCGGTGTTCCTGCAGGACTCGATCCACCTCAACGACCAGTGGATTCTGGTGGCCGGCGGGCGGTTCCAGGAGTACGACCAGTACGCCGGCAAAGGCGTGCCGTTCAAGGCCAACACCGACAGCAACGGGCAGAAGTGGGTGCCGCGTGCCGGTCTGGTGTATCGCTATACCGACGCGTTGTCGTTCTACGGCAGCTACACCGAGTCGTTCAAACCGAACTCGACCATCGCTCCGCTCAGCGGCAGCAGCACCGTGCTCGACGGCAGCATCGCTCCGGAAGAAGCCAAGTCCTGGGAGCTGGGCGCACGCCTCGACATTCCGGGCCGCGTCACCGGCAACATCGCGCTGTTCGACATCAAGAAACGCAACGTGCTGGTGGCCAATGCCGAAGGTCCGACCACGATCTACAGCGCCGCCGGTGAAGTACGTTCCCGCGGTCTGGAAGTGGACCTGACCGGCCAGCTCAGCGACCGCTGGAGCATGATCGGCAGCTACGCCTACACCGACGCCGAGGTCACCGAAGACCCGGACTACAAAGGCAACAAGCTGCAAAACGTGGCGAAGAACACCGGCTCGCTGTCGGCGGTCTATGACTTCGGCAGCGTGATCGGCGGTGATCAACTGCGTGTCGGCGCCGGCGCGCGGTATGTCGGCGAGCGAGCGGGTAACGCGGTGAATGATTTCGAACTGCCGAGCTACACCGTGGCCGACGCGTTCGCCACCTACGACACCAAAGTGGAAGGGCAGAAGGTCAAGTTTCAGCTTAACGTGAAGAACTTGTTCGACCGCACCTATTACACCTCGGCGGCCAGCCGGTTCTTCGTGTCGATGGGCGATTCGCGGCAGATTTCGTTGTCCAGCACGCTGGAGTTCTGATCAGCGCAAAAACGCCTGGCGATACTCGCCGGGCGTTCCACCCAGCACCTGGCGAAAGCGGTTGGTGAAGTGGCTGGCACTGGCAAATCCGCATGCCAAGGCAATCTCCCCCAACGGCAACGCCGTGCCCCGCAACAACTCCCGCGCCCGGTTCAAGCGCCGTGCCAGCACATACTGATGCGGCGGCAGGCCGAAGCTCACCCGGAACATCCGCGCAAAGTGGTATTCCGACAGCGCACACAACCCCGCCAATTGGCCAAGGCTGATCGGCTCTGCCAACTGGCTGTCGATGAACTCCACCAGTTGCCGACGTTGATGCGGCGCCAGTCCACCCTTGAGGCGCAAACCCTGACGTACGCCGACCTGACTCAGCAGGGTGTGGCTGATCAGTTCGTGGGCCAGGCTGCTGGTCAGCAGACGCTCGCCGGGTTCGTCCCAGTTCAGGGTCAGCAACTGGCGAAACCGGTGGGCCTGTTGCGGATCTTCGAGGAAAGTCTGTTCGCGCAGCTGCATTTCCCGAGGCTCGCGATCCAGCAGCGTGACGCAACCCAAGGCAAATTGTTCGGCGCTGAAGTACAGGTGAGCCAGGCGAATATCACCGTTGATGACCCAACCTGATTCGTGATCGGCGGGCAGGATGCACAGCTTGTCCGGACCGCCCTTGTTGCCGGGCTCGCCACGACGGAAGGTGCCGGTGCCGCCGGCGATGTAGCAGGAAAGGGTGTGATGACTCGGCGCTTCGTATTCCTGGGCGTCGTGGTGATTGGTCCACAAGGCCGCGGACAAGCCGTCACCCAACTCGGCGCTGTGCACAAGGCGTGCATTGGGCGAGCTGTTGAGGGCTTGAAAGACTTGCAGGGTATCGATGGCGGCCATGATCGGTTCTCTTCAACGCCTTGCATCCTACTCCGCAGAATTCGCGCTGCCAGCCAGTGCCTCTTAAAAACCGCAAGTTTTCGCAAGTCATGAAAAAAGTATCAACGGTTGGTTTTTAAGTGCGTTTAGTTCTTTAAGACTGTTAGAACTGACAGTTGGTAGATGTGGTGAATAAGTATTAGATGTGTGCTCACGACCCAAGTCTAAAAGGTGAAACGTCATGGCGGAAGAAAAATTGTGGGAGGAAGGATTTGAAGGCGTTACTCCAGGCCGGCATCAGACCCTCAAGCTTGCCCATTTTGATATTGAACTAAAAACGACATGGGGAACTGCAGATGTTCCATTGAACTGTCGTAGTGCTACACCGACGGAAACTGACGCTGGATTCCTAGGCAATGTGCTTGAGTTTTCTGGTGACTCCATGTCCGAAGGTGTGCGCGCACAAATGAAGGTTACCCTGAAATCGGAGGAGCGAATTCTGCGCATCAGATGCAAATTGATTTCCACGTTCAACGCAGTTGTCCAGATTTTCAATCAGGATGGTCGATTTGTGGATGAAATCAACGTGAGTGACGGTCAGTTCGATTACTCAATTCGTGATAGTCAGTGGGACAGCATTGGTTGGTTGTCTATGTTTTACACACTCGATTATTCCGGCCCCACTGTCGATGGTTTTGAAGGTTATACGTGGAAAGTATAGTTTTTCGGATGGCCCAGAACGTTGCAGATCCAGTCGGTCTGCAACGTTGTTGCGCAAATTGTATTGGTACCGGGCTTTCTGGTGATGTTCTCGTTGAGACTCACCGCCTGTTCTCACATCCCCGCAGTCTTGAATACTTCGTGCCGTGCGGGTAGTTAAAAAGAGCAATTTTTTGCAAGCGTGAAAGCTCGTCCTCAGCAGACACTGAAACCCAATCGAGGAGTGTCTGCCATGAACCTGTCGTTGTATTTGTTGACCGTGCTGATCTGGGGCACCACCTGGATTGCCCTGAAGTGGCAACTGGGCGTGGTGGCGATTCCGGTGTCAATCGTCTATCGCTTCGGCCTTGCCGCGCTGGTGCTGTTTGCGCTGTTGCTGCTCAGCCGTCGTCTGCAACCGATGAACCGGCGCGGGCATCTGATCTGCGTGGCGCAGGGCTTGTGCCTGTTCTGCGTCAACTTCATGTGCTTCCTGACTGCCAGCCAATGGATTCCCAGCGGTCTGGTGGCGGTGGTGTTTTCCACCGCGACCTTGTGGAACGCGCTGAATGCACGGGTGTTCTTCGGTCAACGCATCGCGCGCAATGTGCTGATGGGCGGGGCGCTGGGGCTGGGCGGACTGGGCCTGTTGTTCTGGCCGGAACTGGCCGGGCATCACGCCAGTCCGCAAACCTTGCTCGGCCTCGGTCTGGCGCTTTGCGGCAC includes the following:
- a CDS encoding HPF/RaiA family ribosome-associated protein, with amino-acid sequence MQIQVNSDNHIQSSKRLEEWVRTTIESTLDRYEEDLTRVEVHLSDENGDKPGPHDLRCQLEARPKGHQPISVTHKADSLEQAIDGAAEKLEHALEHLFGKLRGKPRAAVVPFTSKANDKLLAEEFDENEQAAINS
- the fecA gene encoding TonB-dependent Fe(3+) dicitrate receptor FecA, whose protein sequence is MHPTRLTPLARTLRNLVLGASLSFSALPLAQAAETKAYHIAPSSLENALNQFGREAGVLISFGSQVTRGVQSRGLEGSYTAEQGLNALLEGTGLRARAEGGNAFSLQPSSDTALELDTSTVVGDWLGEAEQVNVFEHPGARDVIRREEFERQGATQARDVLNRIPGVNAPENNGTGSHDMALNFGIRGLNPRLAARSTVLMDGIPVPFAPYGQPQLSFAPISMGNMDAVDVVRGGGAVRYGPQNVGGVVNFVTRAIPDEPTVKGGFQTETSPSSSHDGFKTSANLLAGGTNANGLGGALLYSGTRGGDWREHSDTEIDDLILKGKYQLDEANSFNAMAQYYEGKADMPGGLNVADYDADPYQSTRPKDQFWGRRTMFNVGYRYQEDRREFTANTFFTKTLRSGYLDQGTFLSLSPREYWVRGLETRFAQGFDLGPTAHEVGVGYRYINEAGHELRYRTPIASNEYPTTNSRNDRDTRGGTEANAFFVDDRIDIGKWTITPGVRYEMIESQQTNNLTNVKYKGDYNTALPALNVLYHLTDSWNLYANTEGSFGSVQYSQMPNRVSSGEVKPEKARTWEVGTRYDNGALRAEIGAFLINFDNQYESNQTNDSVIARGETRHQGIETSVNYALDDLSPALAGFDVYATYAYVDATIREDGPNKGNRVPFSSKHKGTIGVGYTEGPWKLNLDSSFQSDQFADNANTSKESADGSTGKIPGYMLFSSRAGYDFGPQLSDLNVAVGVKNIFNTQYFTRSFDDNNKGKYVGEPRTVYVQTSVAF
- a CDS encoding DMT family transporter; this translates as MNLSLYLLTVLIWGTTWIALKWQLGVVAIPVSIVYRFGLAALVLFALLLLSRRLQPMNRRGHLICVAQGLCLFCVNFMCFLTASQWIPSGLVAVVFSTATLWNALNARVFFGQRIARNVLMGGALGLGGLGLLFWPELAGHHASPQTLLGLGLALCGTLCFSAGNMLSSLQQKAGLKPLTTNAWGMAYGAAMLSVWCLIKGIPFEMEWTSRYIGALLYLVIPGSVIGFTAYLTLVGRMGPERAAYCTVLFPVVALNVSAFAEGYQWTAPALAGLVLVMLGNVLVFRKPRAPIRPTQGKLA
- a CDS encoding sigma-70 family RNA polymerase sigma factor — encoded protein: MSSAHPVESLYQAHHSWLTGWLRRKLGCPDSAADLAQDTFIRVLTAREPPVIIEPRAFLTTLAKRVLFNHYRRQDLERAYLDTLAQMPEMVAPSEEEKAIILQSLMELDQLLDGLSRVVKRAFLLAQVDGLTYPQIAAELGISVATVKRHLNKAAMRCYFAR
- a CDS encoding helix-turn-helix domain-containing protein; translated protein: MAAIDTLQVFQALNSSPNARLVHSAELGDGLSAALWTNHHDAQEYEAPSHHTLSCYIAGGTGTFRRGEPGNKGGPDKLCILPADHESGWVINGDIRLAHLYFSAEQFALGCVTLLDREPREMQLREQTFLEDPQQAHRFRQLLTLNWDEPGERLLTSSLAHELISHTLLSQVGVRQGLRLKGGLAPHQRRQLVEFIDSQLAEPISLGQLAGLCALSEYHFARMFRVSFGLPPHQYVLARRLNRARELLRGTALPLGEIALACGFASASHFTNRFRQVLGGTPGEYRQAFLR
- a CDS encoding DUF4880 domain-containing protein, encoding MNPPMDFSAQVAEQAVHWLLEMQQGPLNPRQQQAWQQWINAHSEHRRAWEHIQRVNSRLRGLSSPLAHAALNAPKSASRRQALKLLLILGAGSAVTWGMRKHNPLPSLLADYRSPVGQRRKISLGADGQLQLNTASAADVRGDGLIRLLEGEMLLTATQSFEVQTAQGLLKTQGARINVRQFADRTQVALFEGRVELNAQGRAPMLLPVARQLSFSSTDVSAAKPLDANSGAWADGMLVAAHMRLGDFLDELGRYRRGQLNCDVKVADLLISGTYPLDDSERILDLLAISLPVNVKRFTRYWVTVEARA
- a CDS encoding RNA polymerase sigma factor; the protein is MLISHPPESRDDEPHGARAHFLQVFLSQRSQMEALVNRRVGCRATAADLVQDLFLRFWRRPLVQVEELSTYLLRCAGNIAIDHLRSEGTRVRVNEGWQPDEPDSSASEPQAALEAGNDLRHVEAALRALPERTRQIFLLNRIHGRKYAEIAKAMGLSQSAVEKHMMRALEACKASLREPAPRLPGKAP
- a CDS encoding TonB-dependent siderophore receptor; the protein is MKSRAKSGSVKQWFGASALSFAALALLPMSVAQAAESNSSQPQKQFSFSLTAKPLPQALSDFSRVTGQSVVYTVEAPYGLDAPAINGQMSAEQALQRLLSGSGLTFRRTDSHTLMLEPQPIEGALNLGATTITSMENQPLSYQPPETSSVMRSSASLQEIPQTVNVIPTQVIRDQAPRNLDDALANVSGITQGNTLGSTQDSVMTRGFGDNRNGSIMRDGMPVVQGRGMNATVDRVEVLKGPASLLYGIQDPGGVVNMVSKKPELEQYNALTLRGSTYGDGKNGSGGSFDSTGALGDSGLAYRMVLDHEDEDYWRNFGTHRESLIAPSLAWYGERTKLLFAYEHREFLTPFDRGTLIDPRTNHPLDISRNERLDEKFNDMEGRSDLYHFEADHELNDDWKAHFGYSWNRETYDASQVRVTAIDTKKGTLTRSMDGTQGAISTDRFTTASLEGKVKVLGMQHDLVFGVDDEYRKIYRADLIRQKSLSTFSYVNPVYGREVEGTTVSPADSAQTDLLRSDSVFLQDSIHLNDQWILVAGGRFQEYDQYAGKGVPFKANTDSNGQKWVPRAGLVYRYTDALSFYGSYTESFKPNSTIAPLSGSSTVLDGSIAPEEAKSWELGARLDIPGRVTGNIALFDIKKRNVLVANAEGPTTIYSAAGEVRSRGLEVDLTGQLSDRWSMIGSYAYTDAEVTEDPDYKGNKLQNVAKNTGSLSAVYDFGSVIGGDQLRVGAGARYVGERAGNAVNDFELPSYTVADAFATYDTKVEGQKVKFQLNVKNLFDRTYYTSAASRFFVSMGDSRQISLSSTLEF
- a CDS encoding FecR family protein, with protein sequence MNHTDRVTPTPAQEQAAFAWLSLLHDRPSTGDQLTFSQWLHADPAHAEAYAQAQVIWELSEGPARTLADEDALALQGLLNAMNRPRRTPLRRWAGGLAMAACLLLMISLGTGWQPQRWVDDLGADYVSAPGEIRTVILADQSQVTLDADSAIAVDFSHGERHVQLRRGAGFFSVTHTGESFVVEAERGQARVLGTQFEVRLQPRGAQVTVLSGRVGVTAARDAEQQILTAGQQVAYGEGSAQKLHAVDSEAQLAWRQGWLTYYKSTLADVVQDLRRYFPGRIVLLNDELGARKVSGSFPSKDPQAVLNSLQGVLGFEQHQLPGNLIILR
- a CDS encoding DUF3649 domain-containing protein, producing MKAKLAALPMSYRLAVTSRVLAAVFGGYLVAALASVTLTLWLPLNRAEAVVTGMTVSFLVYLVAVLWCFACRSAWAAWVGLLVPSVILATISGAARGLGYA